One window from the genome of Neospora caninum Liverpool complete genome, chromosome VI encodes:
- a CDS encoding SRS domain-containing protein, whose product MKTARASVGLLAILAFLCVLPVFSSSQTQTEVTDTTPSCSEQTSLTLILQGNDTEASFRCPATWTLKPQDVTKVCRESECTNADDTLESFVPGATLTHDSAKSVYTLALPTDRQDKTFYYNCAEPASNAHAAKGTGRGGSNKTCKITVKVLASEGKQTVTCAAGETHVATVSAIGNAVTLTCPESSTLKPEDVLQVFDDRDGRCASAVALTSLVDGALSAATPATQAKTASSQYVFSVNQLPEETQQLCYKCVTPANDRKKDASTECMLKLTVKSGAAALATASISVGVLASLASFLSAN is encoded by the coding sequence ATGAAGACAGCCCGTGCGTCCGTTGGCCTGTTGGCCATCCTCGcatttctctgcgtcttgccAGTGTTTTCCTCATCACAGACCCAGACGGAAGTGACTGACACAACGCCATCCTGCAGCGAGCAGACTAGCTTGACCCTGATCCTCCAAGGAAACGACACCGAGGCGTCCTTCCGATGCCCGGCGACCTGGACACTGAAACCCCAGGACGTGACGAAAGTGTGCCGAGAGAGTGAATGTACAAATGCCGATGATACATTGGAATCGTTTGTCCCAGGAGCGACACTGACCCATGACTCAGCAAAATCCGTGTACACACTAGCTCTTCCTACCGACCGACAGGACAAGACGTTCTACTACAACTGCGCCGAACCAGCCTCAAACGCCCACGCGGCGAAGGGAACTGGCAGAGGCGGATCGAACAAAACATGCAAGATTACGGTCAAAGTCCTCGCTTCGGAAGGGAAGCAGACGGTTACCTGTGCGGCAGGGGAGACCCACGTGGCGACAGTCTCAGCCATCGGCAATGCCGTGACGTTGACATGTCCAGAGAGCTCGACTTTGAAGCCTGAGGACGTTTTGCAAGTATTTGAtgacagagacggcagatGCGCATCAGCAGTCGCGCTCACTTCCCTTGTCGATGGTGCGCTTTCCGCGGCGACACCAGCGACTCAGGCAAAGACAGCAAGCAGCCAGTATGTTTTCAGCGTCAATCAACTGcctgaagagacacagcagcTGTGCTACAAGTGCGTCACACCAGCAAATGaccggaaaaaagacgccTCTACGGAATGCATGCTCAAACTCACGGTGAAGTCCGGGGCTGCTGCTTTGGCCACCGCATCCATCTCCGTTGGTGTCCTTGCGTCGCTCGCCAGCTTCCTGTCGGCAAACTAA